From bacterium, one genomic window encodes:
- the xerD gene encoding site-specific tyrosine recombinase XerD, translating into MSACELDKFIDYLLLERGFSKNTISAYRNDINQFILSLKKTKIKDINIKILFNYLLDLKKNNLSSSSILRKIASIRAFFKFLLQEGIIQSNPASFLKSQKREIKLPNFLTYEDIEKLLSSPDITNNLGIRDKALLELLYSTGMRVSEITKLKMEQLNLELGFAKVFGKREKERIVPIGKEAIKYLKIYLEKRQNFLKKKEDPLFVFLNWRGSPLTREAVWKMVRRYGIIAGIRKNLFPHIIRHSFATHLLRNRADLRIIQELLGHSDISTTQIYTHLDSNTMKEFHRKYHPRP; encoded by the coding sequence ATGTCAGCTTGCGAACTTGATAAATTTATAGATTACCTCTTATTAGAAAGGGGATTTTCAAAGAATACAATCTCTGCATATAGAAATGATATTAACCAATTTATACTTTCCCTTAAAAAAACAAAAATTAAAGATATAAATATAAAAATTCTTTTTAATTACCTGTTAGACCTTAAAAAAAATAATCTTTCTTCAAGTAGTATATTAAGAAAAATTGCGAGCATAAGGGCATTTTTTAAATTCCTCCTTCAAGAGGGAATTATACAATCAAATCCAGCATCTTTTCTTAAATCTCAAAAAAGGGAAATAAAACTTCCAAATTTCTTGACATACGAGGATATAGAAAAGCTTCTTTCTTCTCCTGATATTACAAATAATTTAGGCATTAGAGATAAAGCATTACTTGAACTATTATACTCAACGGGAATGAGGGTCTCTGAGATTACTAAATTAAAGATGGAGCAGTTAAATCTTGAGCTTGGATTTGCCAAGGTATTTGGAAAAAGGGAAAAGGAAAGGATTGTTCCCATTGGAAAGGAGGCAATAAAATACCTTAAAATATATCTTGAAAAAAGGCAAAATTTCTTAAAGAAAAAGGAAGACCCCCTTTTTGTTTTCTTAAATTGGAGGGGCTCTCCTTTAACAAGGGAGGCTGTTTGGAAAATGGTTAGAAGATATGGAATAATTGCTGGAATAAGAAAAAACCTATTTCCCCATATTATTCGCCATTCATTTGCCACACATCTTTTAAGAAACAGGGCTGATCTTCGAATAATTCAGGAGCTACTTGGACACTCTGATATATCAACAACCCAAATTTATACGCACCTTGATAGCAATACAATGAAGGAATTTCACAGAAAATATCATCCAAGGCCATAA
- a CDS encoding MBL fold metallo-hydrolase → MKEGLKTFCVGDYETNCYLIFNKNSAILIDAGEGVEQIIYFLYQNKLSLKYIINTHCHIDHIMGNDEIRKETKAELLINFKDNEMLFNPLLNLSGFFGSSMKFKEATRTIKENDIITVGDINLKVIETPGHTPGSISLLLDDAIFCGDTIFSNGIGRTDFPEGDHKILINSIKKLLNFPDNTTLYPGHGNPVTIKEAKCQLANLINL, encoded by the coding sequence ATGAAAGAAGGGCTTAAGACATTTTGTGTAGGAGATTATGAAACAAATTGCTATCTTATCTTTAACAAGAACAGCGCAATATTGATTGATGCAGGAGAAGGTGTAGAGCAAATTATATATTTTCTCTATCAAAATAAACTATCCCTTAAATATATCATAAATACACATTGCCATATAGACCATATTATGGGAAATGATGAAATAAGAAAAGAGACAAAAGCAGAGCTTCTTATCAATTTTAAAGACAACGAAATGCTTTTTAATCCCCTTCTTAATTTATCGGGATTTTTTGGGTCTTCTATGAAATTTAAAGAAGCCACAAGAACAATTAAAGAAAATGACATTATAACAGTGGGTGATATAAACCTTAAGGTTATTGAAACACCAGGTCATACCCCAGGCTCTATCTCCCTTCTTCTTGATGATGCTATATTTTGTGGCGATACAATATTTTCTAACGGAATAGGAAGAACAGACTTTCCAGAGGGAGACCATAAAATCTTAATAAATTCCATTAAGAAATTGTTAAATTTTCCAGACAACACAACACTTTATCCAGGACATGGAAATCCAGTAACAATAAAAGAGGCAAAATGTCAGCTTGCGAACTTGATAAATTTATAG
- a CDS encoding AAA family ATPase, with translation MGKIIAVANQKGGVGKTTTCVNLGAGISSLGYKTLIIDMDPQANASIHLGISIHKLNHSMYDVLISQDIKISDIILKTSLSKLEIAPSHINLSGAEIELVNMIGRERVLKEKVEEVINEYDYILIDCPPSLGLLTLNSLTTAQYLIIPLQTEFFALEGMDKLIRTFEIVKNKLNHSLEILSIVPTLYTEKTKLAKEALEKIAMYFKNNVSKIKIRRNVKLAESPSHGMPIMLYAPRSYGTIDYNDLSKEIIKKTK, from the coding sequence ATGGGAAAAATTATTGCTGTTGCTAACCAAAAGGGAGGGGTGGGAAAAACCACAACCTGTGTTAATTTAGGAGCAGGGATTTCCTCTTTGGGTTATAAAACCTTAATTATAGATATGGATCCCCAAGCAAATGCAAGCATACATCTGGGTATTTCAATTCATAAATTAAACCATTCAATGTATGATGTTTTAATTTCCCAAGATATAAAAATATCTGATATAATTCTTAAAACCTCTCTTTCTAAATTAGAGATAGCCCCATCACATATCAATCTCTCTGGAGCAGAGATAGAGCTTGTCAATATGATTGGAAGGGAGAGGGTTTTAAAAGAGAAGGTAGAGGAAGTAATAAATGAATATGATTATATTTTGATTGATTGTCCTCCCTCGCTTGGGCTTCTTACCTTAAATTCATTAACAACCGCACAATATCTTATTATACCCCTACAGACAGAATTTTTCGCCTTAGAGGGAATGGATAAACTTATAAGGACATTTGAGATTGTAAAAAATAAGTTAAATCATAGCCTTGAGATTTTAAGTATAGTCCCTACCCTTTACACAGAAAAAACAAAGCTCGCAAAAGAGGCTTTGGAAAAGATTGCCATGTATTTTAAAAACAATGTTTCCAAAATAAAGATAAGAAGAAATGTAAAGCTTGCTGAATCTCCATCACATGGAATGCCCATAATGCTCTATGCACCAAGGTCATATGGAACAATTGATTATAATGACCTTTCTAAAGAAATCATTAAAAAAACCAAATGA
- the rpsU gene encoding 30S ribosomal protein S21 has protein sequence MVGIKVYDNESLDNALRRFKRKCLEEGITEELKKRAYYDKPSVKRKKKSVLARKKRYAIIY, from the coding sequence ATGGTTGGAATAAAGGTTTATGACAATGAATCGCTTGACAATGCCTTAAGAAGATTTAAAAGAAAATGCCTTGAGGAAGGAATAACAGAAGAGCTTAAAAAACGGGCATATTATGATAAACCTTCAGTAAAAAGAAAGAAAAAGAGTGTGCTTGCTCGCAAAAAGAGATATGCAATCATTTATTAA
- a CDS encoding histidine triad nucleotide-binding protein, with amino-acid sequence MENCIFCKIVHKEIKTNIAYEDEKMLAFYDINPQAPFHLLLIPKKHITDILSLEDKDIIGEIMLKIKELTKDISQSGFRIVINCGKDSGCEVFHLHIHILGGRRLNWPPG; translated from the coding sequence ATGGAAAATTGCATATTCTGTAAGATTGTCCATAAAGAGATAAAGACAAATATTGCCTACGAGGATGAAAAAATGCTGGCATTTTATGATATAAATCCACAAGCTCCATTTCATCTTCTCTTAATTCCAAAAAAACACATTACAGATATTCTTTCACTTGAAGATAAAGATATAATTGGTGAAATAATGCTGAAAATTAAGGAATTAACAAAGGATATTTCACAAAGTGGTTTTAGGATAGTTATAAATTGTGGAAAAGATTCAGGATGTGAGGTCTTTCACTTACACATCCATATATTAGGAGGACGGAGGTTAAATTGGCCTCCGGGATAA